In Mycolicibacterium lutetiense, the sequence GGCGATCGCCCGGCGGGACAAGAAGGGCATTCCGAGCGCCCGCGCCCGGATCCACGCGCTGGTCGATCCGGGCAGCTTCCTGGAGATCGGTGCCCTGGCCAAAACCCCGGGAGACCCCAACGCCCTCTTCGGCGACGGTGTGGTCACCGGGCACGGCACCATCAACGGGCGCCCGGTCGGTGTGTTCAGCCACGACCAGACGGTGTTCCAGGGTTCGGTCGGCGAGATGTTCGGCCGCAAGGTCGCCAAGCTGATGGAGTGGGTGGCCATGGTCGGTTGCCCGATCATCGGCATCAACGACTCGGCCGGCGCCCGCATCCAGGACGCGGCGACCTCGCTGGCCTGGTACGCCGAACTCGGCCGCCGGCACGAGATGCTGCGCGGTCTGGTCCCGGAGATCTCCATCATTCTGGGCAAATGCGCCGGCGGCGCGGTCTATTCGCCGATCCAGACCGACCTGCTGGTGGCGGTGCGCGACCAGGGCTACATGTTCATCACCGGCCCCGACGTGATCAAGGACGTCACCGGTGAGGATGTGACGTTCGACGAGCTCGGCGGCGCCGACGTGCAGGCCCAGCGGGGCAATATCCACAAGGTTGTCGAGGACGAGGCGGCCGCGTTCCAGTACGTGCGCGACTACCTTTCATTCCTGCCCGCCAACCACTTCGACGATGCCCCGATCGTCAACCCGGGTCTGGAACCCGAGATCACCCCGCACGATCTTGAGCTCGATTCGATCGTGCCGGACGCCGACAACACGGCCTACGACATGCACGAGATCCTGCTGCGGATCTTCGACGACGGTGACGTCTTCGAGATCGCCGAGCAGCGTGGCCCCGCGATGATCACCGCGTTCGCGCGGGTGGACGGCCAGCCGGTCGGTGTGATCGCCAACCAACCGATGTTCCTGTCGGGCGTGGTGGACACGGATGCCTCTGACAAGGCGGCCAGCTTCATCCGGTTCTGTGACTCCTTCAACCTGCCTTTGGTTTTCGTGGTCGACACCCCGGGCGCCATGCCGGGTGTGCAGCAGGAGAAGGACGGCATCATCAAGCGTGGTGGCCGGTTCTTCAACGCGATCGTCGAGGCCGATGTGCCGAAGGTGACCATCGTCGTCCGCAAGGCCTATGGCGGTGGGTATGCGGTGATGGGCTCCAAGCAGCTGTCGGCGGATCTGAACTTCGCCTGGCCGACCGCTCGTATCGCGGTGATCGGCGCCGAGGGCGCAGCGCAGCTTCTGGTGAAGCGGTTCCCAGATCCGACCGCACCCGAGGTGCAGAAGATCCGCGCCGACTTCATCGAGGGCTACAACCTCAACCTGGCCACGCCGTGGATCGCGGCCGAGCGGGGTTACATCGACGGTGTGATCCAACCGCACGAGACCCGGCTGTTGCTGCGCAAGTCGCTGAAGCTGCTGCGCGACAAGCAGAACGCGCCCAAGACGCTGCGCAAGCACGGCCTGACCCCGATCTGATTCGGCGCGCGTGAATACCGCGGTCGTGGTCGGTGCCGGGCCCAACGGGCTCGCGGCCGCCATCACGCTGGCCTCGGCGGGGGTGGACGTAACGGTCCTGGAGGCGGCCGACACGATCGGCGGCGGGGTGCGCTCCGGCGAAGGTATCGTGCCCGGCCTGGTCCACGACCACTGCTCAGCGATCCACCCGATGGCGGTCGGCTCGGCTTTCCTGGCCGGCCTCGGCCTGGAACGCCATGGTCTGCAGTGGAAATGGCCCGAGATCGACTGCGCGCATCCGCTCGATGGTGGTGCCGCGGGCCTGCTGTACCGCAGCGTCGACGACACCGCGACCGCGCTCGGCGTGGACGGTGCGCGCTGGCGGCGGGCCTTCGGCGGCCCGTCGGCGAAGTTCGACACGCTGTCGCAGGACATCATGGGGCCGCTGCTGCGGGTGCCGAAGCATCCGCTGGCGCTGGCCCGGTTCGGTGCACCGACGGTGCTTCCGGCGTCGGCGTTCTCCCGGTTGTTCCGTACCGAGGCGGCGCGGGCATTGTTCGGTGGCGTTGCCGCACACACCTTCCGGCCCTTGCACTATCCGCTGACCTCGGCGATCGGGCTGGGCATCATCACGGCCGGGCACCGGCACGGCTGGGCGGTGGCGCAGGGCGGTTCGCAGGCCATCACCGATGCGCTGGCGGCGGTGCTCACCGAGTTGGGTGTCAAGGTGCAGACCGGTGTCCGGGTTGCGTCCGCGGCTCAGTTGCCGCCGGCCGATGTGACGATGTTCGATCTGGCGCCGACGGCCGTCGTCGACATCCTGGGGGACCGGTTGCCCAGGCGGGTGGCCCGTGGACTGAGGGGATTCCGTTACGGACCGGGAGCATTCAAGGTCGACTTCGCGGTCGAGGGGCCGGTGCCGTGGGCGCACCGGGAGGTCGGTGGCGCCGGGACGGTGCACCTGGGTGGAGACTTCGCTGAGATCGCCGCGACCGAGCGGGAGATCCACGCCGGCCGGATGCCGCAACGACCGTTCGTGCTCGTCGGGCAGCAGTTCGTAGCCGATCCTGGGCGCTCGGTGGGCAACATCAACCCGGTGTATTCGTATGCCCATGTGCCGCACGGCTATACCGGTGACGCGACCGAAGCGATAATCGGCCAGTTCGAGCGGTTCGCCCCCGGATTCCGCGACCGGATCGTCGGGATGGCGGTGCGTTCGACGACGGAGATGTCGGTGTACAACGCCAACTATGTCGGCGGTGACATCTGTACGGGCGCCAAGGATATCCGGCAGTTGGTGTTCGGTCCGCGGACTACACTGCAGCCCTATCGGATTGGCGTTCCCGGCATGTACCTATGCTCGGCGGCCACCCCGCCGGGGCCCGGTGCGCACGGAATGTGCGGTGCCAACGCGGCTGTCGTCGCACTCGCTGGTCTCACGCGGTGAGTCCAGGAGGATTTGCGGTAGGCCGTCGACTCACAGTCTTACTCACATCCGTGTAATTCGAAAATGTAGCCGTTGACCAGTGGTGATGCGAGACGCATCGAAAACCATCCACAAGTTGTCCACAGGCCGTCCTGGTTGGCTGTGTGCAGTCGCGTGGTCTACGCGCGGGTGTAGCCCGTTTCCGGTGCGGCCCGACCGTGTGCGCGCTTTGATGAGTACATGTCGAACCATTTCACCGGGCTGAGTCTCGGGCCACCGCTGGGCGACCAGCGACTAGATCTATGCGATCTGTATGCCTTCCAGTCACCGGCCGATCCCACGCGGACCGTGCTGATCCTCAACGCCAATCCCAGCGCCGATGCCCTGCATCCGGATGCCATCTACCGGCTGGCCATCGACAACGACGGTGACCTGCGCGACGACATCGCGTTCAGCTACGTGTTCTCCGAGCCGGTCGACGGCCGCCAGACCGTGGACGTGTATCTCGCCGCCGACGAGGACGCGGAATCGCCGGAAGCGGTGGGGGAGCGGATCTTCACCGGCGTCGAGGTGTCGTTCGGGTCGGAGCCGGTGATCGCCCAGACCGACGCCTACACGTTCTTCGCCGGTGCCCGCAGTGACGCATTTTTCTTCGACTTCGACGGTGTCAAGAACCTGTTCGACACCTCCGGAGGCCGGAACTTCACCGCATTCCATCTCAGCGGTCAATATCCTTGGACCGGCGTGGATTCCAACACCCAGGCCAATGTGTGCTCGATGGTCTTGGAGCTGCCGACTGTGCAGCTGGGCGCCGATCCCGACATCCGGATCTGGGGCCGGTGCAGCCTGCACCGCGATGGCGAGCTGTTGCACGTGGACCGGGCGGGACATCCGTCGGTGAGCAGTTTCTTCAACACCGACGACACCAAGCTGGAGTACAACGCCGGCGTGCCGATCCATGACCGGGAGCGCTGGATGGGCCAGTTCATCCATCTGCTGGGGCACACCGGTGGCTACTCGCACGACGAGGCGATCGCTGCCATCGACGCCGAGGGGATCCTGCCGGACATGTTGACGTTCAACCCGTCGAAGCCCGCCAAGTACCCGAATGGCCGGGTGTTCGCCGACGACGTGATCGACTACCGGCTGGCGTCGCTGACCAAGGGTGACTGTCCGCCCTCGGGCCTGAGCCCGCACACCGACACCCTCGACGTGTTCCCGTACCTGGGCCCGCCACACTGAGGCCGCACTGCGGGACATTGCTGACTTAGGACCGCAGACCCGCGATGAATATGTCGAGCAGCCGGCCCACGGTGGATTCGAAGTCGGTGACCATCGCGTTGGGTCCGGCCGAATCCGGTGTGGTCCACGCCCAGGCCGTCCCGGTGAATGCGTGGACGGCCGCCGTCAGCGATCGCAGCTGATCATCGGATAGCCGAAGTGATTGCCGCAGAGCGGAGCCGAGCCGCTGCTGGGCATCTGCCGCCTGCGCGGCAAGCGTGCGTAGATCGTCCGGGCCGAGCCGGCCGATGAGCACGGGCGAGGCCGCGATGAGATCGCACAGCACCGGTCGCGCGGCGAGCGTGTGCGCCAGTGCCGCGGCCGGGGTGGCCGTACGGAGTTCGTCGGCCAACGCATCGATCCAGGCCAGGTGCTCGTCGTACATCACCCGCAGCAGCAGCGCTTCGCGTGACCCGACATACCGCAGGATGCCCGACTTCGCGAGTCCGGCAGCGGCCGCGACGTCGCCCAGTGTCAGGGTCGCGGCGCGGGTGTGTGCCAGGCATTCCCGTGCCGCGGCCGTCAACTGGGACAACCGGTCCTGGCGCTGTGCCTGGTTGCGTGCGCGGGTGAACGGCGGGGCGGATTCCGGCATTTCAACATAATAGAACACCGTTCTGTTATGTTGTCGACCGTGTACCGCCACCATGAATGTGTTGTCCGCCGCCACACCACGGCGTCGCCGCAGACCCTGTTCGCCATCGTGTCCGACGGATCCCGGTGGTCCGAGTGGGCCAAACCCCTGATCCCCTACTCGGCATGGGAGACGCGCGGCCCGGCCGACGACGGTGGGGTCGGCGCGATCCGGGCCGTGGGCACCCGCAACCGGCCGACCCGTGAGATGACCACGATCCACGAACCGGGCCGCAGACATGGCTACACCATGCTCACCGACGGTCCGATCCGCGACTACCAGGCCGAGGTGTCCTTCGCCGAGGCCGCCGACGGGACCCGGGTGACGTGGCGGGGCGGCTACGAGACCCGTTGGCGCGTGGTCGGGTTGGCCTACTGGCTCGTCCTGCGGGTGGTGCTCGGGACGCTGTCACGCAAGCTCGTCACCGCCGCGGAGCGGCGTATCGGCTGACGCGAGTGGCCAGTTATGACACGGTTTTTCGCTGTACGCGTGTCACAACTGGCCACTCGGCGTCCCGCCAACAAGCCGGGTTACGGCTTGATGCGGATCCGGCCCGGCTTGTAGAGCCCGGAATGCGTCGCCGTCCCGAGTTCGACCTCAGCCGGAACCGCGTCGACGATGGTGTCGAACTTGCGCAGCGAGCCCCAGTCCCGGCCCCAGTCCTTGTTCAGGTAAGTGGCCATCACGTGCTGGCGCAGCAGCAGATCGCTGATGCCCAGCAGGCCGCCGTTGATGCCGTCCTCCCAGGTGTCGGTGTCCTTCATCTTGGCGTTGTAATCCGGGGTGATCCGGAACTTCGGCACCTCGGTGACACCGTTGGCGTGCAGCATCGGCTGCTGGCACGGGAAGGCCAGGCCCACAGCCCAGTCCATCAGAACCGGCTGCTGTGAGCCGATGTGCTCCTGCACGGTCTTGACCTCGGGAACCCGGGGCGGGGTCACCGCGATCCAGTCCCCGAGGGACAACGACTCGTCCTCGGCGATGACCCGGACGAACGTCGCGTCGGCGGGGATCTCACTGCGGTCGAAGCGCAGGTTGCGCCAGGAAGGGTTAGGCCCCAGGTCGTAGGGCACGACCCGTCCGGCCGGTACTGCGGCGCCGTCGGGACCAGGGCGGCCGTATTCGAGCTCGACTGCCTGGCCCTCGGTGAGGCCGTTGAAAATGCTGTTGCCGGTGATGGTTCCGGCCGCGGTGACGACGACCAGCGGGTGGGCGGCGTCGGGGGCGGGCAGCTGATACCAGGCCGAGGCCAGCTTGCTGACCTGCTGGGCCGGGCCCTCGACGTAGCTGCCGGCCAGCGGCACCCGGGCCGGATCGAGCCCGTAGGGCAGCGGCACGGTTGACCCGTTGATGCCCGGGGTCTTCAGCTCGGCGTCGGCATTCCAGTCGGCGTCGATACCCGGCATCGGCACGGTGATCCGAATCGCTTCGGCGACAATGTGATCCGGCACGCCGTCCGGGGTGAACCCGGTGGTTGCGGTCCCGCCCAGCGGCCCCAGCGGACCGTATTCACCCGGCACGGGGGTCAGGAATCCGTCGTTGGTGTCGGGTTCGACCAGCACATCGTCGGCCAGGCCGCAGCCGCCGGCCAATGCCCGCAGGTTCGAGGACGCGTTGGAGTAGGTGCCGTCCTGGCGCACTACGCCGTAGAGCATCGAACCGATGAACACCACGACCATGAACCCGGCTGCCAGCGGCACCGGTGCGGTGGTCAGCGCCCGTGCCAGCCGGCCCTCGGCCGACGGTCTCAGGTGCAGCCAGTACGCCCACAGCGCAGCGATGGCGAACAGCGCAAAGAAGATGGCGCTCAACGTGACTCCGCCGATGTTGGGCTTGTCGTTGTTGAACGGCACCCCGTAGCTGGACACGTACCACCAGCCGTTGGTGGTGGCGAAGCACAGCGCCAGCACGAACAGCACGGCCGCGGTGAACGCCATGCGGTTACGTGCCGAACGCAGGATCGCCGGGCCGGCCAGCACCGTGACCACCGCCGCCATCGCCGCGCCCACGGCGGCGAACAGGCCGAAGTGGTGCACCCACTTGGTGGGGGTGAACATCAGGCAGAACATGGTGGCGAAGATGATGCCCATCAGTCGCCAGACCGGTCCGCGGGCCACACCGGGAGCCCGCTTGCGCCGCAACATGATGAACAGCGAGGTGAACAGGCTCAGCGCGGTGATGATGAAGCCGAACCGGCGCGACAGTGAGCCGTCCACGGTGGGCAGGATCAGGTAGTAGTAGCGCAGGTTCTCGGTGTACCACTCCTGGCTCGGACCGATCGCGGTGCGAATCCTGGTCGCCTCCAGCACTGTTGCCAGCGTCTGGTCGGCGAACACCACGGTCAGGATCACCGTGCCCGCGGCCAGCAGTGGCAGCACCAGCGGCCACACGCCCAGGACGCGACGGCGGCGCACCAGGATGCGCAGGAGTGGACGGCCGCCGGCGAGCAGTGCGGCAACGGCGATCAGACCGGTCGGCTGGATACCCAAGGTAAATGCCGCCGTGATGATCGCCATGGCGGCCGGGGTCAGGCGTCCGGAGATGATGGCCCGCTCGATCAGCACGTAGGTGATCAGTGCGCCGGTGGCGATCTGTCCTTCGGGGCGCAGGCCGTTGTTGAACGGCATCCAGGCCGCCATCAGCACCAGGCCCGCGGCCCACAAGGCCGGCTTGGAGGCGATCACGGCCGGTCCGAGACGCGGCAGCACCTCGCGGGACAGCAACAGCCAGCAGATCAGCGCGCAGATCAGGTCGGGCAGTCGCATCCAGATACTGGCGTCGCTGACATGGGTCATCAGGGCCAGCAGGTTGTAGAACCAACCGAAGGGGTCCTCGGGGCTGCCGAACCAGCGGAAGTAGTTCGACATGTAGCCGGCGTGGTCGGCCACCCGCGCCATCTGCAGGATGTAGCCGTCGTCGGACGAGTTTGCGCCGATCACGTGCCAGCTCAGGAACCCGCCGATCACCGCCACGTCGACGGCACTGAACGTGCGCCAGCGTGAGGGGATCAGGTGGTGCATGCGCCGACCGTCGAGCCGGTCGAGGCGCCACAGGGCCAGCAGCGCGACCACGGTGCCGGCGATCCCGAGCAGCATCGCCACCAGTTTGAGCGTGGTGGGCTTGGACGTGAAGCGGGTATCGATCGTGGCGGACAGGGAAAGTCCCTGCGGTGCAGCTCCGCTCAGCTCGGTGAAGACACCGACGATCTGGGGACGCAGGTTCGGGTCGGGGAAGCCGGTGCGCAGCTCCTTGCCGTCCTTGTCGGTGAGCCCGACGAAGGTCGCGAAGGTTCCGGCCTCCGACGAGGTGATCTCGATGCGTTCACAGGCAGGCGAGTTCACCTTTTCCCGGGCCACACTGGCGATCACCACGTTGCGGTCGGTGATGTCGACGCGCTTGGCGTTGACGTTGACGAACAACGCGTTGAGCGCGGCCTGCCTGCCCTCCTTGGGCGCGGTGCCCAGCACCATCGCGCCCTCGGGCGGGACCGAGCGGAGCACCTCACACGGCACCGTCACCGACATGGTGACCGGGGTCTGAGTGATCAAAGGCGCTGTGACGCTGCCCAACTGGCCGGCCTGAGGCCAGTTCAGGGTGGCGGTGGTCTGCACCACCGGCAGCAGCGGTGTGGCCACTGCACACAGGAAGCCGATGAGCCCGGCGATCATCGCGACCCAGCGGGTCACCTGAACGCCCTTGTCAGCGCTATGTTCGCGCACCGTGGTGCTCATGGCAGGGCCCGGATCGGCCCGGGCCGGCTGAAGCCGAACACTCGTTGGGTTCCTTGATCAATCGTGGCGACGGGTGCCTGGCCGGCCGGTACCACCGGGTCATATTTCTCGATCGAGCCCCAGTCCCGGTACCAGTCGTCACGCAGATACGTCGGAATGGTCGACGTGCGCAGCAGGGCCTGGATGAAGAGGAAGGGACCACCCTTTTGGGCGGACTGCCACATGTTCGACGACACCACCACTTGCTTGACGTTGGGAAGGATGCGGTACTCCGGCAACTCGGCGACACCGAGATGTTCGGAGAATGGGCGCTGGCAGGGGAAATTCGCGGCGGTCGCGATGTCCATCAGCACCGGGGTCTGCGCGCCGAGGAAATCCTGTGCGGTCTGCAGGGTCGGCACCCGCGGCGGGGTGAAGCCGAACCACTGGTCGTCGGACAGGTTCGGATCGTCGGCGACGATCCGGGCCACGTTGGCCTCCGGCGGTGCCCAGGCCAACGGGAAACGCAGGTTGCGCCAGGCGTATTGGGCGAACACGTCGATCGGCTGGACGGCGTCGAGGGCCTGGAAGCTGCCGTCGGGACGGTGCACGCCCCACTGCAGTTTCAGCGACTGGCCGTAGTGGAACTCGTGTTCCTCGTCGTAGTACCAGATGGCGCCGGCGGCTGCGACGGTCACCAGTGGCCGGTCCGCGGTGCGGGGCGGCAGTTGGTACCAGGCCGAGGTGGCCTTGGCGGCGAGCCCGTTCTCCTTGTAGCTGCCCATCACTGGGGTACGCGCCGGGTCCAGGCCGAACGGCAGGTAGACGCGGGATCCGTTGACGCCGACGGGTCCGTAGCCACCGCCGGTGCCCGCGGCGTAGGCGATGCCGACGTTGGGTTTGTTGGGTGAGCCGTCGGAGTTCACCGTGCCGGGGTTGGCGACGACGGGTTTCGGCGGCTCCAGGGTGTCGCTGATCCCGTTGGGGGTGAACCCGACTGGGTTCTCGCCGCCCAGCGGCCCGTACTGGCCGTAGGTCTGGCCTTCGACCGGTTGCAGCATGCCCGCGTTGGTGTCTGCCTCGACGAGGACGTCGTCGGCCATGGCGCAACTGTCCGACGACAGCCCCGAGGTCAGCGCTGAGACGTTGGCCTTGGCGGTGGTGTAGACGGGGTAGCGCTGGACGAAACCCTTGGCCATCGAGCCGACTTCGAGCACCACCATGATGGTCGCGACCACCAGCAGCGGGGTCGATGCCAGCGCCCGGTTGCGCCGGGTGTCGGCCACCTCGGTGTGCCCGGCGTAGTCGATCCGAAAGTGCAGCCAGCCGGCCAGCATCGCGGTGATGATCGCCAGCGCCAGGAAAATGGTGGTCACCGGGAATCCGGCGATGACCGGCTGGCGGTCGAACCAGGGCACGCCGTAGTTGCCGACGTAGAACCAGCCATTGGTGCCGGAGGTGGCCCAGGCGAGCACGAACAGCAGCGCGGTGACGTAGAGGGCGAGGTTGCGTCGGCTGTGCAGACCCACCCGGGCGAAGGCGAATGCCGTCACCGCCCCGAGCGCGGCTGCCAGCCCGGCGAACGCACCGAACTGCACGGCCCACTTGGTCGGGGTGAAGTGAAGGAGCAGCAGGCCGACGGCGGTGGTGCCGATCAGTCGCCAGACCGGGCCGCTGGCCAGGCCGGGCACCACGCCCTTGCGCAGCAGGACGGCGATCATGCCGAACAGGCACAGCATCATGGCCAGGACCGCGAACCGCCGGGTCAAGGAGCTGTCGACGGAATCTTCGACGGTCAGGAAGTAGTAGCGCAGGAATTCCTGGTACCACGAGATGGTCGGGCCGACGGTGTATTTGATGCGGGCCGATTCAGCAACGCTGGCCAGGGTCTGGTCGCGGAACACCACGACGAAGATCAGTGCCGCCGACCCAGCGAGTGCGGCCAGTGCGGGCAGGGCGATGCGTCGGGCCTTGATGATCCTGATGACGGTGCGTGCGCCGACCAGCAGCGGGGCCAGCGCGATGAGGCCCTGCGGGGCCAGGGTCACGCTGAACGCCGCGACGATGATCGCCAGGCAGGTCGACCACAGTCGGTGCGTGGCGATGGTGTACTCGATGAGCGCCCACACCGCGAGGACGCCGAAGGCGATCAGCGGTTCGGGGCGCAGGCCGTTGTTGAACGGCATCCAGGCGGCGAGGAACACCGCGCCCGCGGTCCACATGGTGACGCGGTTGAGCGCGACGCGCCGGCCGAGCCGGGGAAGCACCCAGCGGCTGAGCAGCAGCCAGGTGCCGATGCCGGCCAGGGTGGCGGGTACGCGCATCCACACGCCGGCCGTGCTGATCGTCGCGAAGTGGGCCAGCACCGACTGGTACCAGTCGAACGGGGCCTCGGTGGTGCCGAAGTAGCGGAAGTAGTTGGCGGTGTATCCGGCGTCGGCCGAGACTCGGGCGATGGTCAGGTTGTAGCCGTCATCCGACGAGATGGCGCCGATGACGTGCCACAGCAGCAGGCCGCCGATGACGCCGATGTCGGCGATCCAGGTACCGACCGGAACCTTGACGAACCGTCGCCAGGCGCTGCGAACGCGGTGCCCACTCCGGCGGTCCAGCACGGCCAGCGCCACGATCGACGCCACCACGCACAGCACCCCGAGCGCCATCACCAGCAGTTTCAGTGCGGTCGGGGAGGTGATGAACCGGGTGTCGATGTCGACGCGGGCGCTCAGCCCGGGCTGCGGTGCCATCTTCAGGTCGGTGAACAGGCCGGCCACCTGAGGCTTCTTCTCCACGGCCGCGGTGCCGGTGGCGCCGGGGATGCCGACGAAGTCCGCGCCCACACCGCCGAGGTTGGCCCACAGGTGCAGCGCGCTGCAGTTGCCGGCGTTGATCGCGGCGCGGGGCGCGACGGCGGCCACCGAGTCACGGAATGCCACCACCACGGTCTCGGCGTTGGCCCGGACGAACAGCCCGTTTCGGCTGGCGTCGATCCCGTCGGAGGGGATGGTGGAGAACACCAGGCCGCCCTCGGCGGGCAGCGTGGTGATCGCCGAGCACGGAATGGACACATCGAGGGACTGCGGGGCGCCCGACACCAGCGGGGCCGTCACCGAAGTGACGTTGCCCGCGGCATCGGTGCCCTGCGGCCACAGGATGGTCGCGGTGGTCTGTTTGACGGGTAGCAGCGGCACCAGCGCGCACAGCACCACACCCGCGATGCCCGCGACGATGGCGATCAGGCGTGCGATGCCCACAACTCGGTCGGTTGGTTCATCGGAAGGCACGAGGCTCGATGTTATGCGACCCGTATGTGAGGTCCGGTTATCCGTCGCCCTTTTGGTGATGTGTGTGCGAACTTCTAATCAAGCAGCCTCACTGAGACGGCGCAGGACCTCGTAGGCGCTTGTGCGGCGGAT encodes:
- a CDS encoding arabinosyltransferase domain-containing protein; its protein translation is MPSDEPTDRVVGIARLIAIVAGIAGVVLCALVPLLPVKQTTATILWPQGTDAAGNVTSVTAPLVSGAPQSLDVSIPCSAITTLPAEGGLVFSTIPSDGIDASRNGLFVRANAETVVVAFRDSVAAVAPRAAINAGNCSALHLWANLGGVGADFVGIPGATGTAAVEKKPQVAGLFTDLKMAPQPGLSARVDIDTRFITSPTALKLLVMALGVLCVVASIVALAVLDRRSGHRVRSAWRRFVKVPVGTWIADIGVIGGLLLWHVIGAISSDDGYNLTIARVSADAGYTANYFRYFGTTEAPFDWYQSVLAHFATISTAGVWMRVPATLAGIGTWLLLSRWVLPRLGRRVALNRVTMWTAGAVFLAAWMPFNNGLRPEPLIAFGVLAVWALIEYTIATHRLWSTCLAIIVAAFSVTLAPQGLIALAPLLVGARTVIRIIKARRIALPALAALAGSAALIFVVVFRDQTLASVAESARIKYTVGPTISWYQEFLRYYFLTVEDSVDSSLTRRFAVLAMMLCLFGMIAVLLRKGVVPGLASGPVWRLIGTTAVGLLLLHFTPTKWAVQFGAFAGLAAALGAVTAFAFARVGLHSRRNLALYVTALLFVLAWATSGTNGWFYVGNYGVPWFDRQPVIAGFPVTTIFLALAIITAMLAGWLHFRIDYAGHTEVADTRRNRALASTPLLVVATIMVVLEVGSMAKGFVQRYPVYTTAKANVSALTSGLSSDSCAMADDVLVEADTNAGMLQPVEGQTYGQYGPLGGENPVGFTPNGISDTLEPPKPVVANPGTVNSDGSPNKPNVGIAYAAGTGGGYGPVGVNGSRVYLPFGLDPARTPVMGSYKENGLAAKATSAWYQLPPRTADRPLVTVAAAGAIWYYDEEHEFHYGQSLKLQWGVHRPDGSFQALDAVQPIDVFAQYAWRNLRFPLAWAPPEANVARIVADDPNLSDDQWFGFTPPRVPTLQTAQDFLGAQTPVLMDIATAANFPCQRPFSEHLGVAELPEYRILPNVKQVVVSSNMWQSAQKGGPFLFIQALLRTSTIPTYLRDDWYRDWGSIEKYDPVVPAGQAPVATIDQGTQRVFGFSRPGPIRALP